One stretch of Halichoerus grypus chromosome 8, mHalGry1.hap1.1, whole genome shotgun sequence DNA includes these proteins:
- the STOML1 gene encoding stomatin-like protein 1 isoform X3, translating into MITFPISGWFALKIVPTYERMIVFRLGRIRTPQGPGMVLLLPFIDSFQRVDLRTRAFNVPPCKLASKDGAVLSVGADVQFRIWDPVLSVMTVKDLNVATRMTAQNAMTKALLKRPLREIQMEKLKISDQLLLEINDVTRAWGLEVDRVELAVEAVLQPPQDSPAGPSLDSTLQQLALHFLGGGLSSVAGGASAPGSADTLEMVSEAEQPAPHVGAGPSPKQPVAEGLLTALQPFLSEALVSQVGACYQFNVILPSGTQSIYFLDLTTGHGRVGHGVPDGLPDVVVEMAEADLRALLCRELRPLGAYMSGRLKVKGDLAVAMKLEAVLRALK; encoded by the exons ATGATCACCTTTCCCATTTCTGGCTGGTTTGCCTTGAAG ATTGTGCCCACCTATGAGCGGATGATCGTGTTTCGACTGGGCCGGATCCGCACCCCTCAAGGGCCTGGCATGGTTCTACTCTTGCCCTTCATTGACTCCTTTCAGCGGGTGGATTTGAGGACACGAGCTTTCAATGTCCCTCCCTGCAAG TTGGCCTCTAAGGATGGGGCTGTGCTGTCTGTGGGGGCCGATGTCCAGTTCCGTATCTGGGATCCAGTACTGTCTGTGATGACTGTGAAGGACCTGAACGTGGCCACGCGCATGACAGCCCAGAACGCCATGACCAAGGCCCTGCTCAAGAGGCCTCTGCGGGAGATCCAGATGGAGAAGCTCAAGATCAGCGACCAGCTCCTG CTGGAAATCAATGACGTGACCAGGGCCTGGGGACTGGAGGTGGACCGAGTGGAGCTAGCAGTGGAGGCCGTGCTCCAGCCACCCCAGGACAGCCCAGCGGGGCCCAGCTTGGACAGCACCCTCCAGCAGCTGGCCCTCCACTTCCTGGGAGGAGGCCTGTCCTCTGTGGCGGGAGGTGCCTCAGCCCCAGGGTCAG CAGACACCTTGGAGATGGTCAGCGAAGCTGAACAGCCTGCCCCTCACGTTGGTGCTGGGCCCAGCCCAAAGCAGCCCGTGGCCGAGGGCCTGCTGACTGCCCTGCAGCCCTTCCTGTCGGAGGCCCTGGTCAGCCAGGTCGGGGCCTGCTACCAGTTCAATGTCATCCTGCCCAGTGGTACCCAGAGCATCTACTTCCTCGACCTCACTACAG GGCACGGGAGGGTAGGCCACGGGGTGCCTGACGGCCTCCCGGATGTGGTGGTGGAGATGGCGGAGGCCGACCTGCGGGCCCTTCTGTGCAGGGAGCTGCGGCCCCTGGGG
- the STOML1 gene encoding stomatin-like protein 1 isoform X2, with the protein MLGRSGYRALPLGDFDRFQQSSFGFLGSQKGCLSPERGGVGPGADAPQSWPSYFCHSLISFLGFLLLMITFPISGWFALKIVPTYERMIVFRLGRIRTPQGPGMVLLLPFIDSFQRVDLRTRAFNVPPCKLASKDGAVLSVGADVQFRIWDPVLSVMTVKDLNVATRMTAQNAMTKALLKRPLREIQMEKLKISDQLLLEINDVTRAWGLEVDRVELAVEAVLQPPQDSPAGPSLDSTLQQLALHFLGGGLSSVAGGASAPGSDTLEMVSEAEQPAPHVGAGPSPKQPVAEGLLTALQPFLSEALVSQVGACYQFNVILPSGTQSIYFLDLTTGHGRVGHGVPDGLPDVVVEMAEADLRALLCRELRPLGAYMSGRLKVKGDLAVAMKLEAVLRALK; encoded by the exons ATGCTCGGCAGGTCCGGGTACCGGGCGCTGCCCCTGGGGGACTTTGACCGTTTCCAGCAGTCGAGCTTCGGCTTCCTGGGCTCGCAGAAGGGCTGCTTGTCCCCGGAGCGGGGCGGCGTGGGGCCGGGGGCCG ATGCGCCTCAGAGCTGGCCCTCCTACTTCTGCCACAGCCTCATCAGTTTCCTGGGGTTCTTGCTGCTGATGATCACCTTTCCCATTTCTGGCTGGTTTGCCTTGAAG ATTGTGCCCACCTATGAGCGGATGATCGTGTTTCGACTGGGCCGGATCCGCACCCCTCAAGGGCCTGGCATGGTTCTACTCTTGCCCTTCATTGACTCCTTTCAGCGGGTGGATTTGAGGACACGAGCTTTCAATGTCCCTCCCTGCAAG TTGGCCTCTAAGGATGGGGCTGTGCTGTCTGTGGGGGCCGATGTCCAGTTCCGTATCTGGGATCCAGTACTGTCTGTGATGACTGTGAAGGACCTGAACGTGGCCACGCGCATGACAGCCCAGAACGCCATGACCAAGGCCCTGCTCAAGAGGCCTCTGCGGGAGATCCAGATGGAGAAGCTCAAGATCAGCGACCAGCTCCTG CTGGAAATCAATGACGTGACCAGGGCCTGGGGACTGGAGGTGGACCGAGTGGAGCTAGCAGTGGAGGCCGTGCTCCAGCCACCCCAGGACAGCCCAGCGGGGCCCAGCTTGGACAGCACCCTCCAGCAGCTGGCCCTCCACTTCCTGGGAGGAGGCCTGTCCTCTGTGGCGGGAGGTGCCTCAGCCCCAGGGTCAG ACACCTTGGAGATGGTCAGCGAAGCTGAACAGCCTGCCCCTCACGTTGGTGCTGGGCCCAGCCCAAAGCAGCCCGTGGCCGAGGGCCTGCTGACTGCCCTGCAGCCCTTCCTGTCGGAGGCCCTGGTCAGCCAGGTCGGGGCCTGCTACCAGTTCAATGTCATCCTGCCCAGTGGTACCCAGAGCATCTACTTCCTCGACCTCACTACAG GGCACGGGAGGGTAGGCCACGGGGTGCCTGACGGCCTCCCGGATGTGGTGGTGGAGATGGCGGAGGCCGACCTGCGGGCCCTTCTGTGCAGGGAGCTGCGGCCCCTGGGG
- the STOML1 gene encoding stomatin-like protein 1 isoform X1 has translation MLGRSGYRALPLGDFDRFQQSSFGFLGSQKGCLSPERGGVGPGADAPQSWPSYFCHSLISFLGFLLLMITFPISGWFALKIVPTYERMIVFRLGRIRTPQGPGMVLLLPFIDSFQRVDLRTRAFNVPPCKLASKDGAVLSVGADVQFRIWDPVLSVMTVKDLNVATRMTAQNAMTKALLKRPLREIQMEKLKISDQLLLEINDVTRAWGLEVDRVELAVEAVLQPPQDSPAGPSLDSTLQQLALHFLGGGLSSVAGGASAPGSADTLEMVSEAEQPAPHVGAGPSPKQPVAEGLLTALQPFLSEALVSQVGACYQFNVILPSGTQSIYFLDLTTGHGRVGHGVPDGLPDVVVEMAEADLRALLCRELRPLGAYMSGRLKVKGDLAVAMKLEAVLRALK, from the exons ATGCTCGGCAGGTCCGGGTACCGGGCGCTGCCCCTGGGGGACTTTGACCGTTTCCAGCAGTCGAGCTTCGGCTTCCTGGGCTCGCAGAAGGGCTGCTTGTCCCCGGAGCGGGGCGGCGTGGGGCCGGGGGCCG ATGCGCCTCAGAGCTGGCCCTCCTACTTCTGCCACAGCCTCATCAGTTTCCTGGGGTTCTTGCTGCTGATGATCACCTTTCCCATTTCTGGCTGGTTTGCCTTGAAG ATTGTGCCCACCTATGAGCGGATGATCGTGTTTCGACTGGGCCGGATCCGCACCCCTCAAGGGCCTGGCATGGTTCTACTCTTGCCCTTCATTGACTCCTTTCAGCGGGTGGATTTGAGGACACGAGCTTTCAATGTCCCTCCCTGCAAG TTGGCCTCTAAGGATGGGGCTGTGCTGTCTGTGGGGGCCGATGTCCAGTTCCGTATCTGGGATCCAGTACTGTCTGTGATGACTGTGAAGGACCTGAACGTGGCCACGCGCATGACAGCCCAGAACGCCATGACCAAGGCCCTGCTCAAGAGGCCTCTGCGGGAGATCCAGATGGAGAAGCTCAAGATCAGCGACCAGCTCCTG CTGGAAATCAATGACGTGACCAGGGCCTGGGGACTGGAGGTGGACCGAGTGGAGCTAGCAGTGGAGGCCGTGCTCCAGCCACCCCAGGACAGCCCAGCGGGGCCCAGCTTGGACAGCACCCTCCAGCAGCTGGCCCTCCACTTCCTGGGAGGAGGCCTGTCCTCTGTGGCGGGAGGTGCCTCAGCCCCAGGGTCAG CAGACACCTTGGAGATGGTCAGCGAAGCTGAACAGCCTGCCCCTCACGTTGGTGCTGGGCCCAGCCCAAAGCAGCCCGTGGCCGAGGGCCTGCTGACTGCCCTGCAGCCCTTCCTGTCGGAGGCCCTGGTCAGCCAGGTCGGGGCCTGCTACCAGTTCAATGTCATCCTGCCCAGTGGTACCCAGAGCATCTACTTCCTCGACCTCACTACAG GGCACGGGAGGGTAGGCCACGGGGTGCCTGACGGCCTCCCGGATGTGGTGGTGGAGATGGCGGAGGCCGACCTGCGGGCCCTTCTGTGCAGGGAGCTGCGGCCCCTGGGG